The sequence CAGAAATCAAAATCGCGCCATTTGGCGGATCAGCGCGATTGGGCGCAATCAGATCTGTCTTGTTAATGACCTCTAAAACTGGGCATTTTGAGGGAATCTGCTCAAGAATGCGTTGCTTTAGGCCGTCTTCACCAGAGTTGGGGTCGGTTAAGAAAATTACCAGATCAGCCATGCGAATGGAATCCCAAGATCTTTCAATCCCCATCGCCTCAACTACATCCGCGGTTTCACGTAAGCCAGCGGTATCAATGACGTGCATCGGGACGCCCTCAATACTGACACTTTCTTTAACGCGATCACGGGTGGTGCCCGCAACCGGCGTTACGATAGCCACCTCTTCACCCGCTAGCCTATTGAGTAAAGAACTCTTTCCCACATTCGGCGCTCCAGCTAATACAAGCTGAATACCATCGCGCAAAATTTTTCCTTGCTTAGCGCCATCGCGCAAAGATTGGAGTTTTGTTTTTACCGCCAAGAGTCGGTGGCGTGCTTGCGCATTTTCTAAAAACTCAATCTCCTCCTCAGGAAAGTCTAAGGTTGACTCTACCAAGATGCGTAGTTGAGTAATTTCTTCTATCAAATCATTAATGTCTTCGGAGAATGCGCCCTGCAGGGAGCGAGCAGCCCCTCGAACAGCAGCTTCACTTTGCGCGTCGATCAAATCGGCAATGGCCTCGGCCTGTGCCAAATCAATCTTGTTGTTGAGATATGCACGCAGAGTAAATTCACCGGGCTCCGCAATCACCAAGCCCTCGTTTTTTCCCAATTCGAGGCAGCGCTTCATCACCAACTCAAGGAGCTGGGGACCGCCATGGCATTGAAGTTCTAAAACATCCTCACCGGTAAATGATGCTGGGGCGACAAAATAAATCGCAATCAGTTGATCAATGGTTTGTCCGCCTGCATCACGCAGAGCAAGCAATGTTGCTTGGCGCGGAAACAGCGCCTTCTGAAAAAGTGCATTTGCAATGTTTTGTAGGTTTTGCCCGCTAATACGAACAATGCCCACACCGGCCCTGCCCGGAGCGGTGGCTACTGCAATGATGGGCAGCTTTC comes from Polynucleobacter sp. MWH-Svant-W18 and encodes:
- the mnmE gene encoding tRNA uridine-5-carboxymethylaminomethyl(34) synthesis GTPase MnmE — protein: MMTRKLPIIAVATAPGRAGVGIVRISGQNLQNIANALFQKALFPRQATLLALRDAGGQTIDQLIAIYFVAPASFTGEDVLELQCHGGPQLLELVMKRCLELGKNEGLVIAEPGEFTLRAYLNNKIDLAQAEAIADLIDAQSEAAVRGAARSLQGAFSEDINDLIEEITQLRILVESTLDFPEEEIEFLENAQARHRLLAVKTKLQSLRDGAKQGKILRDGIQLVLAGAPNVGKSSLLNRLAGEEVAIVTPVAGTTRDRVKESVSIEGVPMHVIDTAGLRETADVVEAMGIERSWDSIRMADLVIFLTDPNSGEDGLKQRILEQIPSKCPVLEVINKTDLIAPNRADPPNGAILISAKTGEGIEVLKQKVLEIVGWNGSQEGAIVARRRHLDCLERASEHIAQSEQFAANGNNSLELFAEELFLAQNHLGQITGKLLPDDLLGKIFSQFCIGK